In Hylaeus volcanicus isolate JK05 chromosome 9, UHH_iyHylVolc1.0_haploid, whole genome shotgun sequence, the following proteins share a genomic window:
- the LOC128881728 gene encoding EEF1A lysine methyltransferase 1 — MSESDDNDLELCPSTLAALNEFLKEKEERENQLKSILENQATDVSFDENWQLSQFWYDEETTDTLVKGAINSTGAHGKIALISCPTLYKKLKNNCGDRQVVLFEYDERFKVFSPDFIPYNYKFPLDVPKDMSGFYDLVIADPPFLSDECLTKTALTIKFLAKKNIVLCTGAVMAELAERLLDVTICNFIPHHQNNLANEFYCYANFNFDQMLK; from the exons ATGAGCGAAAGTGACGATAACGATTTAGAATTATGTCCTTCGACACTTGCCGCCTTAAATGAGTTTCttaaagagaaagaggaaagagAAAATCAATTGAAGTCCATTTTAGAAAACCAAGCTACAGATGTTTCTTTTGACGAAAATTGG cAATTAAGTCAGTTTTGGTACGACGAAGAAACAACAGATACTCTTGTCAAAGGTGCAATAAATTCTACAGGGGCTCATGGAAAGATTGCTCTAATTTCTTGTCCTACACTTTATAAGAAACTGAAAAACAATTGTGGCGATCGGCAAG ttGTCCTTTTCGAGTATGACGAACGATTCAAAGTGTTCAGTCCGGATTTCATTCCATACAACTATAAATTTCCTTTGGATGTTCCAAAAGATATGTCAGGTTTCTATGATTTGGTCATAGCCGATCCACCATTTCTATCCGATGAATGTTTAACGAAGACTGCTCTTACGATCAAATTCTTGGCGAAAAAGAACATTGTTCTCTGTACAG GTGCTGTGATGGCAGAATTGGCAGAAAGATTATTGGACGTtacaatttgcaattttatacCTCATCATCAGAATAATCTTGCGAATGAATTTTACTGTTACGCAAACTTCAATTTTGATcaaatgttgaaataa
- the LOC128881725 gene encoding probable glutamine--tRNA ligase: MTMEVEDIKLFQSIGLSEQKAKETLKNKQVSSNLKLVISEANKYGIITPDVGILLYHLASKIKNQIADKLPFVAKYIAEKKLDTTQRIDAGLSFLLNHVKETIDLSNFEKECGVGIVVSPEEIQCEVEKVINAHKTEIVEKRYHYNVGPLMQQVRNNLKWADGKAIKNEFDAQIVALLGPKVGSDLAPPPKPAKQPKAKNTEKEKEQKNAVAANEKAGAQTISELMKTKVHFHKPGENYKTEGYVVTPNTHKLLQEHLRITSGKVRTRFPPEPNGILHIGHAKAININFGYAAAHDGVCYLRYDDTNPEKEEEKFFIGIRDMVEWLGYKPAKITHSSDNFQQLYEWAIKLIEKGLAYVCHQSSEEMKGFNPPPSPWRDRPVSESLQLFQDMKDGLLNEGEATLRMKVTLEEGKQDPVAYRIKYSPHHRTGDQWCIYPTYDFTHCLCDSIENITHSLCTKEFQSRRSSYYWLCNSLDIYCPVQWEYGRLNVSYTVVSKRKIGKLIEEGFVSDWDDPRLFTLTALRRRGFPPEAINNFCAQMGVTGAQAIVDPAVLEACVRDVLNGTASRHMAVLDPIKVTISNFTDETSVKLTVPNFPNEPEKGQHDITFDEIIYIEASDFKEKADKDFRRLTPNQSVGLKHAGVVITVKKLEKDSSGNIVNIIVQQELICEKNKPKAFIHWVSNPVLASVRLYERLFKHKNPEDSHEVPNGYLSDINSNSKKEIVGYIDASLANSVKPFDKFQFERIGFFSVDPDTTPGKLVFNRTVTLKEDSGKV, encoded by the exons ATGACGATGGAAGTagaagatataaaattatttcaatcgatTGGATTGAGCGAACAAAAAGCTAAAGAaaccttaaaaaataaacaagtttcCAGCAATTTGAAACTTGTCATATCAGAG GCTAACAAATATGGAATTATCACACCAGAtgttggaattttattataccatCTCGcttcaaaaattaagaatcaAATAGCAGACAAACTGCCATTCGTTGCTAAATATATAGCTGAAAAGAAATTGGATACGACGCAAAGGATAGATGCCGGACTGAGCTTTTTACTTAATCACGTGAAAGAAACTatcgatttatcgaattttgaaaaagaatgcGGTGTAGGTATCGTTGTTTCACCAGAGGAAATTCAATGCGAGGtagaaaaagttataaatgCGCATAAAACAGAAATAGTGGAGAAAAG ATATCATTATAATGTCGGCCCATTGATGCAACAAGTACGTAATAATTTGAAGTGGGCAGATGGAAaagcaataaaaaatgaatttgatgcTCAAATAGTTGCGTTATTGGGACCTAAGGTTGGTTCTGATCTCGCTCCGCCACCTAAACCAGCAAAACAACCGAAAGCAAAGAATactgaaaaggaaaaag AACAGAAAAATGCAGTAGCAGCAAATGAGAAAGCAGGCGCTCAAACAATAAGCGAATTAATGAAGACTAAAGTTCATTTTCATAAACCAGGAGAGAATTATAAAACCGAAGGATACGTTGTAACACCAAACAcacataaattattacaagaaCATTTACGAATAACAAGTGGCAAAGTAAGGACTAGGTTTCCACCAGAACCTAATGGAATTTTGCATATTGGTCACGCAAAGgcaattaatatcaattttgg ATACGCTGCAGCTCATGATGGTGTATGTTATTTACGTTACGATGATACGAATCCtgagaaagaggaagagaagTTTTTCATTGGTATACGTGACATGGTAGAATGGCTTGGTTATAAACCAGCGAAGATAACTCATTCTTCCGATAACTTTCAACAATTATACGAATGGGCCATTAAACTTATAGAGAAAGGTTTGGCGTATGTCTGCCATCAATCTAGCGAAGAAATGAAAGGTTTCAATCCACCTCCTAGTCCTTGGCGTGATAGGCCCGTTTCAGAGAGCTTACAATTATTCCAA GATATGAAAGATGGATTACTAAATGAAGGTGAAGCTACGTTACGTATGAAAGTAACACTAGAAGAAGGAAAACAAGATCCTGTCGCATATAGAATAAAGTATTCTCCGCATCACAGAACAGGAGATCAATGGTGCATTTATCCTACTTATGATTTTACGCACTGTTTGTGCGAcagtatagaaaatataacacATTCTCTTTGCACCAAAGAATTTCAGTCGCGAAGATCGTCGTACTATTGGCTTTGTAACTCTTTAGATATTTATTGTCCTGTGCAATGGGAGTATGGCAGATTAAATGTGAGTTACACTGTCGTTTCGAAGAGAAAGATTGGCAAGCTAATCGAAGAGGGTTTTGTATCCGATTGGGATGATCCAAG ATTATTTACTCTAACAGCTCTTCGCAGAAGAGGCTTTCCACCTGAagctataaataatttctgtgCGCAAATGGGTGTCACTGGTGcacaagcaattgttgatccaGCTGTTTTAGAGGCATGTGTCAGAGATGTTTTAAATGGCACCGCAAGTCGACACATGGCTGTTCTAGATCCAATAAAAGTAACCATTAGCAATTTCACCGATGAAACTTCTGTAAAATTGACTGTTCCCAATTTTCCTAACGAACCGGAAAAGGGGCAACATGACATTActtttgatgaaattatttatatcgaagCATCTGATTTCAAAGAg aaaGCAGATAAAGACTTCAGACGTTTAACTCCTAATCAATCCGTTGGTTTGAAACATGCAGGAGTTGTCAtaacagtaaaaaaattagagaaagaTAGTAGTGGTAATATTGTAAACATAATTGTTCAACAAGAACTTATTTGCGAAAAGAATAAGCCTAAAGCTTTTATACATTGGGTATCGAATCCTGTGTTGGCATCTGTTAGGTTATATGAACGTCT atttaaacataaaaatccTGAAGACTCGCATGAAGTGCCAAATGGGTATTTGAGCGATATCAATTCAaacagtaaaaaagaaattgttgggTACATTGATGCAAGCTTGGCAAATTCTGTGAAACCTTTCGATAAGTTTCAGTTTGAACGTATTGGTTTCTTTTCTGTGGACCCAGATACTACGCCAGGAAAG CTTGTTTTTAATAGAACTGTGACATTAAAAGAGGATTCAGGGAAAGTGTGA